One bacterium genomic region harbors:
- a CDS encoding HEAT repeat domain-containing protein — protein MNRRFKLFSMLYSAIFLLAVFSASLLFADIHEIKGTIHHAPERDFSVINYTLHISFNPEQKTLYGKEFISLSPIKAKLDSVVLDAAEMKIESVKLPTGKGLKFRKTSDKLIIFLNRSYLSSDTVKISIIYNVTDAKKGLYFVLPDKNSKNPHFEIYTQGEEEENHYWFPCWDFPNDRATSEMFITTKKPNIAISNGKLINVIENKQDSTRTFHWKIDIPHVTYLTSFVAGNYKKFEDYYKKIPVQYYVHPDQEKYVKATFSKTPDMIKFFSDKIGIEYPYSKYAQTVVDKFMYGGMENISATTLTSGSLTDKQNNIDRTAESLISHELAHQWWGDLLTCHDWPSVWLNEGFATYFEALWKEHTLGRDAFDYEMSSYKNIYMMEDSTTYRRSLAGLKFQNHGQMLDRHSYQKGAWVLHMLRYVLGDELFWKGIHLYGVVNAGKVVGSDDLEKAFEEATNKNLHWFFNEWVYYAGYPKYVVNQSWIDSLKTISLRIQQKQIKEPLTTTFRMPVKIEVFTGSQKKPEKICIAAADTTILIKCKAKPELVLFDPGNNILKTIKFNKSKAEYLFQLAHADRGIDRIEALNKLQKKYKDDPDVQKAAALSMINDSFSTVRNNTARFLGEVRPKWAIEELKKAAHDHDSKVRASAVSALAKYKDASLVPFIQQIFAADSSLYVIGSSIRAIAQLDTAKALPVIKKALAMNSFNDKIRSAAIRAFSKLECPGMVGEILKYGTSENPGRLRTAVISAVSKYGKTHPEVVDYLISNLSDSSRWIKLRTISTLRKINKPEVIEAFKKATEKETDKRIKKSMQRAIKHLQRKKL, from the coding sequence ATGAACCGGCGTTTCAAGTTGTTTTCTATGCTGTATTCAGCTATATTCTTACTTGCTGTCTTCTCTGCATCACTGCTTTTTGCAGACATCCACGAGATAAAAGGTACTATTCACCACGCACCGGAAAGAGACTTCTCAGTTATCAACTACACTCTGCATATTTCCTTTAATCCGGAGCAGAAAACTCTTTACGGTAAAGAATTCATAAGCTTGTCTCCCATTAAAGCAAAACTTGATTCCGTTGTTCTTGATGCTGCAGAAATGAAAATTGAATCTGTAAAGCTTCCAACAGGGAAAGGCCTGAAATTCCGCAAAACTTCTGATAAATTAATCATATTCCTCAACAGAAGCTATCTATCTTCCGATACTGTAAAAATATCAATTATTTACAATGTCACTGATGCAAAAAAAGGCCTCTATTTTGTGCTTCCGGACAAAAATTCTAAAAATCCACATTTTGAAATATACACTCAGGGGGAGGAAGAGGAAAACCACTACTGGTTTCCATGTTGGGATTTCCCCAATGACAGAGCAACAAGCGAAATGTTCATAACAACAAAGAAACCCAATATTGCAATCTCAAACGGTAAACTGATAAATGTCATTGAAAATAAACAGGATTCCACAAGAACATTCCACTGGAAGATTGATATTCCGCACGTAACATACCTGACCTCTTTTGTTGCAGGCAATTACAAAAAGTTTGAAGACTACTACAAGAAGATTCCGGTTCAGTACTATGTCCATCCTGATCAGGAAAAATATGTCAAGGCCACTTTCAGCAAGACCCCTGACATGATAAAATTCTTCTCAGATAAAATCGGCATTGAATATCCCTATTCAAAATATGCCCAGACTGTTGTTGATAAATTCATGTACGGCGGAATGGAGAATATTTCCGCAACGACACTCACTTCAGGCTCTCTGACAGACAAACAGAACAATATCGACCGTACAGCAGAATCTCTTATTTCACACGAACTTGCCCATCAATGGTGGGGAGATCTTTTAACATGCCATGACTGGCCGAGCGTATGGTTAAACGAAGGTTTTGCAACATACTTTGAAGCTCTTTGGAAAGAGCACACTCTTGGCAGAGATGCATTTGATTATGAAATGTCCAGTTATAAAAACATTTATATGATGGAAGACTCCACAACGTACAGGCGTTCTCTTGCAGGGCTTAAATTCCAAAACCACGGACAGATGTTAGACCGCCATTCATACCAGAAAGGGGCATGGGTCCTTCACATGCTGCGCTATGTACTCGGTGACGAGCTGTTCTGGAAAGGAATCCATCTATATGGGGTTGTAAACGCCGGAAAAGTAGTTGGATCGGATGACCTGGAAAAAGCTTTTGAAGAAGCAACCAATAAAAATTTACACTGGTTTTTTAACGAATGGGTTTATTATGCAGGCTACCCAAAATATGTTGTTAATCAATCATGGATTGACTCTTTAAAAACCATTTCCCTCCGCATTCAGCAGAAGCAGATAAAAGAACCTCTGACTACAACTTTCCGTATGCCTGTAAAGATTGAAGTATTTACAGGCTCTCAGAAAAAACCGGAAAAGATATGCATTGCTGCTGCAGACACAACAATCCTGATAAAATGCAAAGCAAAACCGGAACTTGTACTTTTTGATCCGGGAAATAACATCTTAAAAACCATTAAATTCAATAAAAGCAAAGCTGAGTATCTGTTCCAACTGGCACATGCTGACAGAGGAATAGATAGGATTGAAGCCTTAAACAAGTTACAGAAAAAATATAAAGACGATCCTGATGTACAAAAAGCCGCTGCATTAAGTATGATTAATGACAGCTTTAGTACAGTGAGAAACAATACAGCACGATTCTTGGGGGAAGTGCGTCCCAAATGGGCAATAGAAGAATTAAAAAAAGCAGCTCACGACCATGACAGTAAAGTAAGAGCCTCAGCTGTTTCTGCTCTTGCCAAATACAAGGATGCTTCCCTTGTTCCGTTTATTCAGCAAATTTTTGCTGCTGATTCCAGTTTATACGTGATAGGTTCATCAATCAGGGCAATTGCTCAGCTGGATACCGCAAAAGCTCTGCCTGTTATTAAAAAAGCTCTTGCAATGAACTCATTCAACGACAAAATCAGAAGTGCTGCAATCAGAGCATTTTCAAAACTTGAATGTCCTGGAATGGTTGGCGAAATTCTCAAATACGGGACTTCCGAAAATCCCGGCAGGCTGCGTACGGCTGTAATTAGTGCAGTGTCAAAATATGGCAAAACACATCCGGAAGTTGTTGACTATCTGATTTCAAATCTTAGCGACTCTTCAAGATGGAT
- a CDS encoding HypC/HybG/HupF family hydrogenase formation chaperone, which translates to MCLAVPMQLEEVDGDKGIVTIGGAKREIGLHLLPDSKIGDFVLVHAGFAIQKIDEKEAMETLELFRQMERLA; encoded by the coding sequence ATGTGTCTTGCGGTTCCCATGCAATTGGAAGAGGTTGATGGTGATAAAGGAATTGTTACAATAGGCGGAGCAAAAAGAGAGATTGGGCTTCACTTACTTCCTGATTCAAAGATCGGAGATTTTGTGCTTGTCCATGCAGGCTTTGCCATACAGAAGATTGACGAGAAAGAGGCCATGGAGACGCTTGAACTGTTCAGACAAATGGAGAGGCTGGCGTGA
- the hypD gene encoding hydrogenase formation protein HypD — protein MKYVDEFRRQGPAEALAKNIKTISRDIQMTFMEVCGTHTMAIARSGIREMLPPNVKLISGPGCPVCVTPNKTIDYAIALAGLPDTIITTFGDMMRVPGSYSSLLKERSKKNNIQVVTSTIDALNVARTNPDKNVIFIGVGFETTAPTIAASIVMAENENITNYFVLAAHKVMPPPMEALSRGDISLSGYICPGHVSTIIGSESYNFLADKYGIACVVAGFEPLDILKSIAMLAKQVSENNPKVEIEYKRAVTPKGNEAAQAIMNKVFEECDSEWRGIGIIPGSGLKINSSYMDFDAELKFRPELPPVKEVKGCRCGEVLQGKVIPPECPFFGNKCTPAEPLGACMVSTEGTCAAFYKYLRHR, from the coding sequence GTGAAGTATGTGGATGAGTTCCGCAGGCAGGGCCCGGCAGAGGCACTTGCCAAAAATATAAAAACAATTTCGCGGGACATTCAAATGACTTTTATGGAGGTCTGCGGTACCCACACAATGGCAATAGCACGCAGCGGTATACGCGAGATGCTGCCTCCCAATGTAAAACTGATTTCAGGCCCCGGGTGCCCGGTCTGTGTAACTCCCAATAAGACTATTGACTATGCAATAGCACTGGCCGGACTGCCTGATACTATTATTACGACATTCGGTGATATGATGAGAGTCCCGGGTTCCTATTCAAGCCTCTTAAAAGAACGGTCAAAAAAGAATAATATTCAGGTTGTAACTTCAACAATAGATGCTCTTAACGTTGCACGTACCAATCCTGATAAAAATGTTATTTTTATAGGTGTGGGGTTTGAAACAACTGCTCCGACAATAGCAGCATCAATTGTCATGGCAGAAAATGAAAATATAACAAACTATTTTGTACTTGCAGCACATAAGGTGATGCCTCCTCCCATGGAGGCATTAAGCAGGGGAGATATAAGCCTCAGCGGATATATCTGCCCCGGGCATGTAAGCACTATAATAGGGTCTGAAAGTTATAACTTCCTTGCTGATAAGTACGGGATTGCATGTGTAGTAGCGGGGTTTGAACCTCTTGATATACTTAAGAGTATTGCAATGCTTGCAAAACAGGTATCTGAAAATAATCCTAAAGTGGAAATTGAGTATAAAAGGGCTGTTACTCCAAAGGGAAATGAAGCTGCACAGGCAATTATGAATAAAGTCTTTGAAGAGTGCGACTCCGAGTGGAGGGGAATAGGAATCATTCCGGGCAGCGGGCTTAAAATAAACAGCTCATACATGGATTTTGATGCAGAACTTAAATTCCGGCCAGAACTTCCTCCTGTAAAAGAGGTTAAGGGATGCAGGTGCGGAGAAGTTCTTCAGGGCAAGGTAATACCTCCGGAGTGCCCGTTTTTCGGAAACAAGTGTACTCCGGCAGAACCTCTCGGAGCGTGCATGGTTTCTACAGAAGGGACATGCGCTGCTTTTTATAAATATCTGAGGCATAGATAA